The Thermomonospora curvata DSM 43183 DNA segment CCCGCAGCAGCCGGAGGTCGTGGACTGGCCGTCGGAGGGCACCGGACGCACCTCGATGATGGCCGCGATCCGCGGTGACGGGGAGACCGGTGCGGGGTTCGGCGCCGGCATGTTCGAGGAGCTGCACGCCGCCTTCTCCGGGGCCAAGAAGATCCAGCTTCAGGAGCAGGAGGCGCAGAAGCTGCGCCGGGGGGACGACCACCACCTGGAGGGCAAGGGCAGTCTCCGCGACAATCTGGACTCCGGCAAGATCCGCATCCGCCGCATCACGCCCGCCGCGCCGCAGCCGGCCGAGGACGGCTCCGCCGAGGACGATACGGGCGGCGATTCGGCGAAGTAGGTTTTCCGCCGCCCATCCCGCCGCATTGCCGCAGACGGCCTGCCGGGGGTCGCCCAAGGCATGGCCAAGTGCGTTCGTCCACTTGTCCTGAACGGACGCTGAAAGGCCCGGTGAACCCTGCCTTCCGGGTGAAACAGGCCATAAACCTTCCATTGGAAACCACTTGTTCTCGAACGGGCATTCGAGCGCTGGATATCGTGGACCTGTGAGCGCTCACCCGCCCCCGGGATGGCCCGTCCAGGTGCACCCGCCGGGCACCGAGCGGTTCGAGGAGACCGCGATGGCCTGGCTGCTGGAATTGGTGCCCCCCGAATACCGCCGCTACGGAGTACTGCGCCGCCATCCCCTCGCCCTGGCCCGGCTGGCCCGCCAGCACATCGAGGCGTGCGTCGCGGCGGCGCGCCAGGGCTTTCGCACCGCCCGCGCCGACCTGGGCGGCGACGTCCCCCCGCACGGCATCGAGGCGTTGCTGGAGGTCTACCGCCGCGAGGGCGCCCGGCTGGCCGCCCTTGCCGAGGCGGTGGCCGCGGTCGAGGCCGAACTGCGGGCCTCGGCCGCCTCTTCCTCCCATGAGCGGCCGGACTGAAAATCCGGCCGAACAATTTCTGGGATTCACGTCAGGCGACACAAACAGTCAGAAACGGGGCTCTTATGGTCATGACATGAGCCGGTCGAAAGGGGGGCCGGTGGCAGGGCGGGCAGCGCGGGGCCCGCAAGGGAGGAAGCGGCCATGTTGTTCATGATCATCGCAGCGGTCGCGCTTATCGCGTTCGTTTTGTCGCTCGTTTACCTGGTCGAATTCGCACGGGTCAGCCGGTACGACGCGCTGTTCTCCCCGGCGGACCGCGCCGCCGTCCGCCGGGCGCGCTGGGTCACCGGGATGTACGTCCGCACGTACGCGCCCAGCGCCCACGAGCCGGAGCAGCGGGAACTGCTGCACCGCTGAGCTTCTCCAGGCGCCGTCCCGGCGGATCGGGCGAGGGGCACGCGTCAAGGGCGACGCGATGAGCCGGGACGCCGCGGGGACGGGCGCCGCCGAGGCGTCCGTCCCCCAAGCCGTGAAGCCCTGCGCCGCAAGGGCTCACCGCAGGGCTCGGGGCCGAGCGAACGCAACGCCGGGGATCTGCACGGGGCGGCCCCGGCCCGGGCACCGCACGGGCCGTCCCGGGAGGGGCGGCCCATCGGCTTGAGAAGAACCACCGACGGGCCGGACGCCTCTGAGGACACGCCGTCGCCTTGCCCTCGGCTCCGCGAGGTCCCGCTCAGGTGGTGGTGGACAGGTTCTCGACGTCACCGGAGGCATCGTCGGGAATCGGGACGAACTTCGATGCCTGCCGGTCGAGGATGTGCACCTTGGCCGTCTCCAGATCCAGATAGAGACCGACCAGCTCCAGCTCGCCGGCCTCCACCAGCCGGTGCAGCCACGGGTAGGTCAGCAGGTTGTCCAGCTGCTGCTGGACGTTGATCTGGCACAGCCGGCTGAGCGGGGACTGCCCGTCGTTGGGCTCGGCCTCCACGAAGCGGGCCAGGCTGTGGTTGGCGTGCTTGAGCCACCGCGACAGGCCGGGCAGATGCTCCACTTCGGTGCCGCCGGCCAGCACACCGGCCATGGCGCCGCAGTTGGAGTGCCCGCACACCGTGATCGTTTTGATGCGCAGCACATTGGTGGCGTATTCCACCGCCGCCATCACCGAGTCGTCGGCCAGCCGGGAGCCGTGACGGGGCACCAGGTTGCCCACGTTGCGGAGGATGAACAGGTCTCCCGGCCCGCTGGCGGTGATGATGTTGGGCACCACCCGGGAGTCCACGCAGGTGATGAACAGGTGCTCGGGCGTTTGCTGGAAGGCCAGCTCGGCCAGGATCGGACGGACCAGCGGCGCCATCTGACCGTGGTACTCGCGCACCCCCGCCAGCAGCAGCGAACGCGGAGACATCTCCGAAGCGTCGGGGCTGCTCCTGTTGTTCCGCCGCCACCGATTCGCCCAAGGCGCCCACCAGCGCCCGGGTGGCGGTGATTTACGCGCTGGGGACGTTTCTCCGGTCACAGCCCTTTCGTACCAACATTCGTGGATTTCATCTATGTCTACTTCGCCACCCTGCCGCTCGTGCGACAGCCGCCAGTCGTGCACGGCCTCGAAGGCGGCGTGGTCCATGAAGTCCACGTTCAGGTCCAGATCGACCGACGCGCCGGCCGGGACCTGGCGCAGCACGCCCATCAGCTGGGGCACCCCCAGGAAGGTCAGCGAGCCGGTCACCGCCACATGCCAGCGCCCGGCCGCCTCCTCCACGCTCACCGACAGCCGGGTCAGCCGCCGCAGCGCCATCCAGGCCGTCAGCACGATCCCCAGCAGCACGCCCTCGCCCAGGCCCAGCAGCACCACCCCGCCCAGCGTGACGAAGTACACCGGCGCCTCGCGGTGGTTGCGCAGGTCCCGGACGCGGGCGATGTCGATCAGCTTGTAACCCATCGCCACCAGCAGCGCGGCCAGCGCCGACAGCGGAACCAGCTCGATCACCGGCCCGCACAGCAGCGCCAGCAGCAGCACCCACGCCCCGTGCATGACGGTGGCGGCCCGGGTGCGCGCCCCGGCGTTGATGTTGGCCGTGCTGCGCACCGCCACGCCCGCCACCGGCAGCCCGCCCAGCAGGCCGGAGAGCACATTGGCCGCGCCCTGCCCGGCCAGCTCCCGGTCCAGGTCGCTGCGCGGCGTCCCCGGCGGGCGCATCCGGTCCACGCCCAGGCTGCACAGCAGCGTCTCCACTCCGGCGACCACGGCCACCGCCACCACCGCCCCGGTGATCGCCAGCGGTGATCCCGACGGCATGGCCGGGGCCTGCCAGTCGTCGAACAGACCGTCGGGCAGCTCCACACGGGGCACGTCCCAGCCCAGCGCCCAGGCGGTGACGGTGGCCGCGACGACGGCGGGCAGCGGGGCGGGCACCCAGCGCGCCACCGCACCGGCCGTGCCCCGCCACGGCAGCGGCAGCCGCCCCCAGCTCACCAGCACGGCGATGGTCAACAGCCCGACCAGCACCGCGTGGGAGTGGTGGCCGACCAGCTGGCCGGGCAGTTCCAGCACGTTGTGCAGGGCCGAGTGCTGCGGGCTGCCGCCCAGCACCACGTGGATCTGGGCCAGGATCAGCACCACTCCGATCCCGGCCAGCATGCCGTACACCACGGCCGGGGAGACCGCCAGGGCCGCCCGGGCGACCCGCCCGGCCCCCAGCAGCAGCTGCACCAGCCCGGCCAGGAGGGTGATGGTGCAGGTGGCCCGCCACCCATAGGTCTGCACCAGCGAGGCCACCAG contains these protein-coding regions:
- a CDS encoding SulP family inorganic anion transporter: MTLKPLTATVVRRDLPASFVVFLVTVPLSLGIAVASGAPVAAGLIAAIVGGIAAGALGGSPLQVSGPAAGLTLLVASLVQTYGWRATCTITLLAGLVQLLLGAGRVARAALAVSPAVVYGMLAGIGVVLILAQIHVVLGGSPQHSALHNVLELPGQLVGHHSHAVLVGLLTIAVLVSWGRLPLPWRGTAGAVARWVPAPLPAVVAATVTAWALGWDVPRVELPDGLFDDWQAPAMPSGSPLAITGAVVAVAVVAGVETLLCSLGVDRMRPPGTPRSDLDRELAGQGAANVLSGLLGGLPVAGVAVRSTANINAGARTRAATVMHGAWVLLLALLCGPVIELVPLSALAALLVAMGYKLIDIARVRDLRNHREAPVYFVTLGGVVLLGLGEGVLLGIVLTAWMALRRLTRLSVSVEEAAGRWHVAVTGSLTFLGVPQLMGVLRQVPAGASVDLDLNVDFMDHAAFEAVHDWRLSHERQGGEVDIDEIHECWYERAVTGETSPARKSPPPGRWWAPWANRWRRNNRSSPDASEMSPRSLLLAGVREYHGQMAPLVRPILAELAFQQTPEHLFITCVDSRVVPNIITASGPGDLFILRNVGNLVPRHGSRLADDSVMAAVEYATNVLRIKTITVCGHSNCGAMAGVLAGGTEVEHLPGLSRWLKHANHSLARFVEAEPNDGQSPLSRLCQINVQQQLDNLLTYPWLHRLVEAGELELVGLYLDLETAKVHILDRQASKFVPIPDDASGDVENLSTTT
- a CDS encoding DUF6191 domain-containing protein, which codes for MKSPFRRRRKRPKGRAVKPKPPQQPEVVDWPSEGTGRTSMMAAIRGDGETGAGFGAGMFEELHAAFSGAKKIQLQEQEAQKLRRGDDHHLEGKGSLRDNLDSGKIRIRRITPAAPQPAEDGSAEDDTGGDSAK